ATACGATCCTGGATCAGGACCTCGCTGCGGCGCTCCAGGAATTCAGCAACAACTTGAATATTCGGGTCAACGTCAGCGCCGAGGTGAAGGGGAGAATTCGGGGGCGGATGCCGGATCTCACTCCGAGAGCGTTTCTCGACCATTTGACCAACCTCTACAATCTTCAGTGGTACTATGATGGATTGGTGCTGTACGTATCTGACGCGCGCGAGGCGCAAAGCCGCCTGCTCGACTTGAATCCGATCACTTTCGATGCATTCAGGGCGGCGCTCGATGCACTTAAGATCTCTGATGAGCGCTATATCCTGAAAGCTGTACCGGGAGATGGCCTCGTCCTCGCGTCTGGTCCACCTCGCTTTGTCGCGCTCGTGGACCAGACGCTCAAAGCCCTGGTAGCGGAGGCAGAGGCGCGGCGAAGCCCGATCGTCGAAAAGCCTTCGCACGAGACGGTTTTAATGCTGTTTCGCGGATCCTCAAGCGTGGTGGTTCGTGATGGACGACCAGAGGCCCCTATGTCGCCCACCGGGCCGCATCAAGGTGGCGTCGTCCACGCGCCGGGCCCAGATCACTGATGACAAGAGGTGGCCTACGAGAAAATTCAATGCCGCTTTGTCAGCTTTTCGAAAGCTGATCCTGCCAGCATGGGAGCCTGCACGAGCGCCGCGATAGACGTCGATATGACAGACGATCGAACCGGAAAGGCTGGCAGCATCATTCTTGACGGCAAGTTTAGTTTAGCTCCCCGCGCGCTGCTCCGAACAACTCCTCCCAACCTCGAGCCGGTCTGTGATCTGAAAGGTGGAACAGGATGGACTTTAACTCAATAAGCCGAACAGACGCGAGCCCGGAGCCAAATTCCTCATCGCGCCAATATCCGAGCGACTTTGAAC
The DNA window shown above is from Bradyrhizobium sp. ISRA464 and carries:
- a CDS encoding nodulation protein NolW, with the protein product MLYVWVFISLGIVRALGADLPLPSTPYSYTILDQDLAAALQEFSNNLNIRVNVSAEVKGRIRGRMPDLTPRAFLDHLTNLYNLQWYYDGLVLYVSDAREAQSRLLDLNPITFDAFRAALDALKISDERYILKAVPGDGLVLASGPPRFVALVDQTLKALVAEAEARRSPIVEKPSHETVLMLFRGSSSVVVRDGRPEAPMSPTGPHQGGVVHAPGPDH